From a single Osmerus mordax isolate fOsmMor3 chromosome 14, fOsmMor3.pri, whole genome shotgun sequence genomic region:
- the gpm6ab gene encoding glycoprotein M6Ab isoform X1 yields the protein MEDNMEEGQGGKGCAECCTKCVGGLPYASLFATILLYMGVALFCGCGHEALSGTVIILQNYFELVRAPMETLDVFAIIDILKYVIYGVAAAFFVLGMLLLVEGFFTTGAIRDLYGEFKITACGRCVSAWFILLSYLFFLAWLGVTAFSSLPVFMFYNVWSLCQNTSLVEGANLCMDLRQFGLVALSEERKVCTGSEKFFKMCESNELDLTFHLYVCALAGAGAAVIAMVHYLMAIAANWAYLKDASRMQKYEDIKSKEEQELHDIHSTRSKERLNAYT from the exons ATGGAGGACAACATGGAAGAAGGACAGGGAGGAAAGG ggtgTGCAGAGTGTTGTActaagtgtgtgggggggctgccCTATGCCTCCCTCTTCGCCACCATCCTGCTCTACATGGGGGTGGCCCTGTTCTGTGGGTGTGGCCACGAAGCATTGAGTGGCACCGTCATCATACTGCAGAACTACTTCGAGCTGGTCAGAGCACCAATGGAAACCCTTGACGTCTTCGCCAT TATTGACATCCTGAAGTACGTGATCTACGGCGTGGCAGCCGCGTTCTTCGTGCTGGGCATGCTGCTGTTGGTGGAGGGCTTCTTCACCACCGGCGCCATCAGGGACCTGTATGGAGAGTTCAAGATCACAGCGTGTGGACGCTGTGTCAGCGCATGG ttcatcctcctctcctacctcttcTTCCTGGCCTGGCTGGGGGTGACagccttctcctctctgcccgTCTTCATGTTCTACAACGTCTGGTCTCTGTGCCAGAACACTTCCCTGGTAGAGGGAGCCAACCTCTGCATGGACTTGCGCCAGTTTG gtcTGGTGGCCCTGTCAGAAGAGAGGAAAGTGTGTACAGGATCTGAGAAGTTCTTCAAGATGTGTGAATCCAacgag CTGGACCTGACGTTCCACCTGTACGTCTGCGCTCTGGCTGGGGCGGGAGCTGCTGTCATCGCCATG GTCCACTACCTGATGGCCATTGCTGCTAACTGGGCCTACCTGAAGGACGCCAGCCGGATGCAGAAGTACGAAGACATCAAGTCCAAAGAAGAGCAGGAGCTGCATGATATCCACTCAACACGCTCTAAAGAACGACTCAACGcttacacatag
- the gpm6ab gene encoding glycoprotein M6Ab isoform X3, whose protein sequence is MEDNMEEGQGGKGCAECCTKCVGGLPYASLFATILLYMGVALFCGCGHEALSGTVIILQNYFELVRAPMETLDVFAIIDILKYVIYGVAAAFFVLGMLLLVEGFFTTGAIRDLYGEFKITACGRCVSAWFILLSYLFFLAWLGVTAFSSLPVFMFYNVWSLCQNTSLVEGANLCMDLRQFGLVALSEERKVCTGSEKFFKMCESNELDLTFHLYVCALAGAGAAVIAMVAGVGVLIRNYTTLSSHGRYCTRF, encoded by the exons ATGGAGGACAACATGGAAGAAGGACAGGGAGGAAAGG ggtgTGCAGAGTGTTGTActaagtgtgtgggggggctgccCTATGCCTCCCTCTTCGCCACCATCCTGCTCTACATGGGGGTGGCCCTGTTCTGTGGGTGTGGCCACGAAGCATTGAGTGGCACCGTCATCATACTGCAGAACTACTTCGAGCTGGTCAGAGCACCAATGGAAACCCTTGACGTCTTCGCCAT TATTGACATCCTGAAGTACGTGATCTACGGCGTGGCAGCCGCGTTCTTCGTGCTGGGCATGCTGCTGTTGGTGGAGGGCTTCTTCACCACCGGCGCCATCAGGGACCTGTATGGAGAGTTCAAGATCACAGCGTGTGGACGCTGTGTCAGCGCATGG ttcatcctcctctcctacctcttcTTCCTGGCCTGGCTGGGGGTGACagccttctcctctctgcccgTCTTCATGTTCTACAACGTCTGGTCTCTGTGCCAGAACACTTCCCTGGTAGAGGGAGCCAACCTCTGCATGGACTTGCGCCAGTTTG gtcTGGTGGCCCTGTCAGAAGAGAGGAAAGTGTGTACAGGATCTGAGAAGTTCTTCAAGATGTGTGAATCCAacgag CTGGACCTGACGTTCCACCTGTACGTCTGCGCTCTGGCTGGGGCGGGAGCTGCTGTCATCGCCATG gTTGCAGGTGTAGGGGTTCTCATCCGTAACTACACAACTCTGAGCTCACATGGCCGATATTGCACACgcttctga
- the gpm6ab gene encoding glycoprotein M6Ab isoform X2 has translation MGCAECCTKCVGGLPYASLFATILLYMGVALFCGCGHEALSGTVIILQNYFELVRAPMETLDVFAIIDILKYVIYGVAAAFFVLGMLLLVEGFFTTGAIRDLYGEFKITACGRCVSAWFILLSYLFFLAWLGVTAFSSLPVFMFYNVWSLCQNTSLVEGANLCMDLRQFGLVALSEERKVCTGSEKFFKMCESNELDLTFHLYVCALAGAGAAVIAMVHYLMAIAANWAYLKDASRMQKYEDIKSKEEQELHDIHSTRSKERLNAYT, from the exons ggtgTGCAGAGTGTTGTActaagtgtgtgggggggctgccCTATGCCTCCCTCTTCGCCACCATCCTGCTCTACATGGGGGTGGCCCTGTTCTGTGGGTGTGGCCACGAAGCATTGAGTGGCACCGTCATCATACTGCAGAACTACTTCGAGCTGGTCAGAGCACCAATGGAAACCCTTGACGTCTTCGCCAT TATTGACATCCTGAAGTACGTGATCTACGGCGTGGCAGCCGCGTTCTTCGTGCTGGGCATGCTGCTGTTGGTGGAGGGCTTCTTCACCACCGGCGCCATCAGGGACCTGTATGGAGAGTTCAAGATCACAGCGTGTGGACGCTGTGTCAGCGCATGG ttcatcctcctctcctacctcttcTTCCTGGCCTGGCTGGGGGTGACagccttctcctctctgcccgTCTTCATGTTCTACAACGTCTGGTCTCTGTGCCAGAACACTTCCCTGGTAGAGGGAGCCAACCTCTGCATGGACTTGCGCCAGTTTG gtcTGGTGGCCCTGTCAGAAGAGAGGAAAGTGTGTACAGGATCTGAGAAGTTCTTCAAGATGTGTGAATCCAacgag CTGGACCTGACGTTCCACCTGTACGTCTGCGCTCTGGCTGGGGCGGGAGCTGCTGTCATCGCCATG GTCCACTACCTGATGGCCATTGCTGCTAACTGGGCCTACCTGAAGGACGCCAGCCGGATGCAGAAGTACGAAGACATCAAGTCCAAAGAAGAGCAGGAGCTGCATGATATCCACTCAACACGCTCTAAAGAACGACTCAACGcttacacatag